From Periophthalmus magnuspinnatus isolate fPerMag1 chromosome 1, fPerMag1.2.pri, whole genome shotgun sequence:
TATATAATAGGGGATCTTTTCATAGCTGGCACTGATACCACCACTAATTCAGTCCTGTGGATTCTGTTCTACATGGTCTTATACCCTGACATCCAAGGTAAGACCATAGGACCTAAAGCAAATATATATGTAGTCTGATGCACTGatgacaaactgggaatgacactGAATGGCACACACAGACTAGGGCAGCTTAGAAAAAATATTAGTACAAAATATCAGCAAAACTTTCAATAACGGCCCAATACTGATGTCACAGATAAAAGTTATTGGTTTCTAACAGTGCTGTTTTTTAACTGTTTGTAGAGAAAGTGCAGGAAGAGATTGACACAGTGATCGGGCAACACCAGACTCCATCTATGAACGATAAGGGCAGGCTTCCTTTCACAGAGGCGACCATCATGGAGGTGCAGAGGCTGACAGTGGTGGTTCCTCTGGCTATCCCCCACATGACTTCTAGGGACACAGGTTAGCTGAACTTTTCTTTTGCTAGTATGTTTTGTTATGTGTGATGATCTGCATTAATCTGTGGACTGTTTATTTTCAGAGTTTTGTGGCTACACAATTCCCAAGGGTACAGTGATTATACCCAACCTGTGGTCCGTACATAGGGATCCGACTGTATGGGATGAGCCTGACCTTTTTAATCCGACACGCTTCCTGGATCAAGAAGGAAAACTGCTCAGGAAACAGTACTTCATACCTTTTGGGATTGGTAAATGTCCTTGGCACGTGAAACACTTTTGTTgacaatgtttttgttgagcCCTGTGTTGCTTTTAGGTCCCAGGGTGTGCATGGGGGAACAGCTCGCTAAGATGGAGCTGTTCTTGATGGTCACCAGTTTACTCCAGGCTTTCACATTCAGCTTACCAAAGGGACagtctccttctcctctgcagGGACGCTTCGGCCTGACCTGGGCCCCCTCACCGTTCACCGTGTGTGTGAGCCCGAGGAGCTCAAGATAACATCAGCAGAGATTATACAAATGACTTACAATTTAGCCCACACATATCATTGCATAGCCACTTTTTTAACCTCTATTGAGAACAATGAaattaatgtaaataaatatactatTGCTGTAAGTCTCAAATATGACTTAAACTATGGCACTTTAACCTGAATGGATAAAGTTATCCCATTGCGCGTGTCCTTGATGATCTTGTAAATTTCTGTGTACATGTTGACTTCAGTCTTTTCAAATACATGTGTTAAATCCTGTATTggatgttgtgttgtgtattaCCTGATCATATAATGAAGAGCATGGTGGTATAATATTATACATGGTTCAAAGTTTCAGATGTGTGTGAAAGGTCGCGTGGTCACGTGACCAGTCTCGCTCTCGTGCCCTCTGGCTGCTCTGTCCCGGGACTGACGGTCCACAGATCGGTTCATGCGCCATGTCTTTCTTCACTCCGCTTTGCAGAAGCTTTTCCACCTCGTGTGTTAGAAATGTGGTGATAAAACATGTGACGATCATTGGAGGCGGACAGATGGGCGCGGGAATTGCACAGGTAAGAAGCATGAATTTGTTAAACTGAAGCTGAAGTGTGTCAGGTTTAACACGCTGCAGACAAGTGtgaggacaggagcaggtggACATAAATACACTGTGGCccgtgtgttgtttttaaaatatactttatcgTAATCTTCTCAAATATATCTTTAGGACGATCTGTAAATGTAAAACGGGCTAAATTAGCGGAGCTCTTCCAAATGGGTCCGACATAAACACGAGCTGCCTGTGGTTCCATTTTACGCACACgtccatttaaataaaacacatccagAGAACCACCATGAAAGGAAGATACTCTTCAATAAAGTGTCCTACAATAGTAATAAAGATATGCTAAGAAAATCACATAAAACAATGGACTAAAACAGACACATTGTACAGGTAGCTGCATCTACTGGCCACACGGTGACGCTGGTGGACACATCTGAAGACATACTCAAGAAGTCCATCAAAGGAATAGAAGGGAGCCTTAAAAGAGTGGTCAAGAAGAAGTTTGCAGACAAGCCTGAGGTCAGTCAGTCAGTCCTGGTTATTCTATACAGATAACACTTAATAAATGTCTGATGTATGATTGCATTTTCCTGCAGGCGGGTGAAGAGTTTAtacaaaaagtcttgaaaaaTGTAGCCATTTCATCGGACGCAAAAGCTGCAGTTCAGAGCACAGATCTGGTTTTGGAAGCCATTGTggaaaatcttaaaatcaaacaGGATCTCTTCGGCGCTCTGGATAAAGTTGCACCTGAGtaagttttttcatgttttcaggtCACAAATGTTTCATAGAAATCATTTAATCTTCAGACAAACCTTTATCCACATGGTACTGACATATTACTTGATGGCTTACCTTTTTACCACAGGCACACAGTCTTTGCCAGCAACACTTCCTCCCTGCCCATCACGGACATTGCCAGCTCTACAGCCAGACTGGACCGCTTTGGTGGTCTGCACTTTTTTAACCCAGTTCCAATGATGAAACTTGTGGAGGTAGAATCGTTGGAATAAAAACTTCctcatgataataaaaaaaacacggtAGACACATTTTATTAATCCATATTTTACAGGTTATTGGAACATCATCAACAAGCCAGGAGACATTTGACTCTCTCTTGAACTTCAGCAAAGCTCTGGGGAAAACACCAGTGTCTTGCAAAGTAAGAATTGAGCATTTGTACTTTTCttgatttgactttttacttAAAAGTATTCTACACTTTAAACTTGCTTTAGGATACACCTGGCTTCATTGTGAACCGTCTTCTAGTTCCTTACATGATGGAGGCGATTCGGTTGCATGAAAGAGGTACAGTTGGATATTAATACTAGTACACCACTGTCATTGTATAAATTATCTATGCAGTTTCTCATAATTTGTATAAGGACTTCTAAAAATCATTGACGATAATTgttttaaaggacccatattatggtattttgacctatgttataatgtttcctcatcacaaacagacctggagttgtgttgtttcattcacacatgtttaacacacaaacctgcatatttaggctgagttctgctctcaaactgaaaaaaaccacactgttccaccttgtgatgtcatgtggtaatacaggaagcgctccactgtgttttaaaactccatacacctttactagagttatttggataatttcaaaaCTGGAAtgaccaatctctactgaattaaaaataaaaggtgctgttaacttgaaaagtaccactgcatgacatcacaaggtggaacagagcattttgagctttgtattTTGAGATTTAGACAGCcaaataatgcagggttactcaaaaatggtgaatgaaacaaaacgcaactccaggtctgtttttaaggaggtaacagcattataacatggccaaaagctcagaagagtccatttgtgtaatataatacCTTTAAAATATAACCTGTACATAAACTCCTTAAATTCTGCATCTTTACCTGGTTGGATGTTATTTCCAGGCCATGGATCCAAAGAGGACATTGACATCGCCATGAAACTTGGTGCTGGTTATCCGATGGGACCGTTTGAGCTTCTTGACTACGTTGGACTGGATACAGCAAAGTTCATTATGGATGGTAACTTTACTgagaatgtttttaatatttgataaatgtaactgataaaCACTGTTATACATAGCTTCATATTGTATGTGTCTACCTTTTTGTTTAGGCTGGAGTGCTATGGACCCTGGAAACCCACTTTTTGCACAGAGCGAGCTGCTTAACAAACTGGTCGCCGAAGGGAAATATGGCAAAAAGACAGGAGAAGGgttttacaagtacaagtaatgtaaataaaactctTAGGGTGAATGAATTGACATCAGTCGTTTCTAAATGCCTGACTTAAATACTTGATAGAAAGCTATTGCAGGAAACTATGTGCCTTTTTCACAATTGAAAAACTATGTGCAGTTGTCTATGAGCCATGAGTGTTGTATGCatgataataatacaatttttcaAAGATTGGCGTTGTGGCTCTGGTATTTACCCACTCACCCTTATTTTCAATCTGTCCAACATGGCTCAGTATGTAATgtatttcactacatttcaacgttttacattcatagtcagAATTGAGTTTGATAccaatttgtgtttttggtcTATTCTATTTTTTCAATTACTAGAAGAAATACAATGTGTAAAGTTAAGTGATATTTCCCCAAGAAGACACAGGGGGGCGCTGACTTACTATAAATGTTGAATCGTGGATAAGTAGATGCAGACCGTCTATAAATAGAAGTCTTTGATGTTGGCTGTCTTATTAACAGCGTCTACTTCAAAAATAATCTGAAACTaaagctttataaaaatgtacagcTTCAAGTAGAGACAGGATGTTCTTTTAAATCTCGCCACAAACTTAAGATTGATAATGTCCGTAACACAGAATTCTGCATTGTCGTCCTGAGGAGAATTTATGAAACTCATCAAGGTGTTTTTATGGTCATGTTGGAAAGCTGTGCcctaaatctgtttttataaaaaaataaccacCTGCACATGAATATTTAATTTACATGTCGCTACTATTTGACAAGTGTCTCTAACATGGACAAATGAGCCaagtgtgcattttttattttctttaaaaaacaacaaaaacatgttgaaaCAGTTCAAATATGACCATTTGGGAAGCGAATGCTATACCAAGATGACAGTGACCCAAAAAGATGACAATTAAAAAGGAATTGGTCAAGTAATAGTAAAATAGaacattaaatcaaaatgttacagAGATGCTTGAATGGAATAAACAACATGGCAAAAGACCACACTATTAGCTAccagagaaaaagacaaaaggtCCATTGCAATAAAAGAAAAGACTGCCAAGTGCTGgggtaaatatatatatctgcTTCAtttgtcatgatttccaacaaTAAAATATAGGCCTCTGAGCAATCACTCTCGCCTTTGTCCTAATGTTGCCTGCAAAAATACCAAGAAAAGTGACATATcctgacagttttaaaaagtacacatactgaGCATTATTTTACATCTGAGCAAGACTCGAGGTCACTATTTGTTACAAATAGTTATCAAAAGAAGCCTTTCAATTTTCTGCAAGATGCTTCAACAAGAAAAATGGCTTTCCTGTGTCCAAAGCTTATTTTCATATATAccacaatatatataaaaaaacaatattaaaaatatcACTAAAATGTACACCAAGAAACTGAAACGAGAATTCAAGGTACAAAAAAagcattcaaaataaaattcgGTCTAAAATGAAGAGCAAATCAAAATCCTTTTTGCACCAACTGGTCATGAACAAAAATGGCGCCTTTAGGACGTTTGTTGGACAAGATGAGATCCCTCCATCTTCCTTAGTGCAGTCTAAAAAGAGGTGTTTGGTCGGTTTGGGCATAAACCCCAAATGGTCTCAAAAAtccagtgagagagagggaaggtgaCTTCAAGGGGGCAAATGTTGGAATAATGAACTATACAAAGCAAACCAGGCGACAAATAACTTACAATAACTTAGAAACAGGAGTGAGAGGGCAAGGTTTGGTGCACACATCAAAAGTGGCAGCTGGATTTCAGTGCAGTGCCTTGGATTGCGGTAAAGCTGATTTGAAAGATGAAGTTTACTGTTTAGTGAGTGAGTAATCATGATTGTCTTATTCAGTTCAGTGTCTCTAGGAgtacagtgagacagtgagGAGTTCTCAGCGGTGGTGGTCAGCATGTGGCGGGGTGAAGCGGGGTTAAGTtcagggggcagaggagaggggaagggagaagGGGGGGGGGTCCTCTGAGAAGTGGAGGTTCAGATTGGACTGTTCAGGTCTTCATGGAATCTAGCAGGCCTCCATCTCTAGCAGAGGGCCCGGAGCTGCTGCCTTCGCTTTGCATGTGGAGAAATTGTTCCGCTTTCCTCCTGTTAAAACAAAGAGCAGACATTAGGCACGTCATTATAACAATAAGACTGTTTACACTTCACAGGTCCAGTATTCCTCGTCTATAACTCATGACAAATCtgctttttaatatatttgttactaaatgtttctgctgttttacaatttattttgaTGAGACAAgcaaatattttttacaattagaaGTCATGGATGAACGGCTGTTTTTGGAAGGGCATGAAGGTAAATGAGTTGGTGAGAGAAATGAATGAGAAAAGATTTcgttttttgtaattttcttcaAACTAAGGGTTTATTAGCAACAGCTGTTTGCAGTTTTACATGGTGCTAGCATCTTTGAGTGAGTATCACATTGTCGGGACTACAATCTATGCAATTCATGGGCACAAAAATAAGTTCCTTATGAGGTAAATCCTATTATTAGATggacatgatttaaagttcaggttaaggttaggattagtCAATGTAAGATCCCCCCAACAGCAAGGAAAACAATATGTGTGTGCCtatgagtgtgtgttttatttgttgacAAGAAGCAAAACACTCCCTAAAATGTAGAATAGGTGAGTAATTTTCTAAATGAGcaaattacattacacattacTGGATCTTCTTTGCTAACTATACAGAGCTATTATTACTCCTTCTTATTGAACTGAACGACCTGTCAGTTTATGTTTGCTTTCAGAATGTTTGCTTCTTACATGTTGCCGTACAAAGACTTACAACTAAAAGACGTGACTTAGGAGTGACTCAAAGCATCTTGGTTAAGGGTGGGGATCATTATCAGCCTCTATCTCGCCTCAGCACAATCAGTCatcagtattttttgtttggtgtTCAGGATGATTGAATGGATGGCTTAGCGGCAGTGTTGAGCGGTacagaaaggtcagaggtcGTAGGCAGGATGTGGGCTGGTCCTGCCTTTGATCTCGTCTGACGTGGGGGTTGCCGTGACCCACCAGGCCCAGCTCACTCTCCTCCGTGCCCTCATCTGACTCCCACGCTCCCAGTTTCACTCTTTCAACACTGCGTATTCTGCTCGGCATTTAGGCCGACACGGCAGGTGGGCAATGGGAAAACAAgaccagacaaaaaaaacacaacgatGACCCGCTAGAGTTCACGGGGCAATGCTAATTTGCTAGACAAGGGTTTAGACTTGTTTGTATTGAGGTGTGAAGGTGAAAGGATTACAACACACTTTTAAAGCACCTCTGTACTGTATACAGTTTGTATCAGAACATTTTGGCCAATGAAGACGTGATTAGGGACAAATATCAGTGTGTTCAGTTGTTCTTGACGctaaatcaatttaaaaaaactaataaaaatgaaaaaacactgaaaactgaacttcactaaactgaaaaaaacacagaaacataaagAACCATAATCAGGTATATCCACCACAGAATTGCTAAAACTGAAATTGAGATTCAAGTTGAAGTTAGAGCCTTaagttttggatgttttttattcaaaagtgTCTTCTAAAATAAGATTTTTCGTGGATCTGTAGGTGCCCAGTGACAGCTCCCTTCACTTTATAAAACTCATAAAAGCGTCTCTTTTCCCTGACTGGGAAattgtttgtcaagttgtaaaaagtattcttctctctctcgtgATCAGGGCTCAAGCTAACATAACACAGTTAACTGCCGTTATTGACAAGCCAAGGAGAGTTATTTTAGTCCCTGGCTGCATCAAATAGAATGTGTGATCAAAGTGGAGCGGCAGAGACAGAGGTGCAGAGATGCCTCCTGCGACTGAAAACTGTTTTGTGAAGACgagaaaaggaaaaaggagCCGTAGCGGTTGGCTTCTCCCTTGTGGCAGGGCCAGAAGTGTGTTTTTGTAGCAGAGAAGTCAGCTGCTGCTCCAAAGGCTTTGAGACACATGGCACAGACTGCTTTAGCACATGTGGATGAAAGGAGCGCGACCAAGGCAGCGCTGACCCCGAGTACGAACTGAAAAGAACACAGAcgctcagagagagagagagggggaaggaaagcgggagggagggaaggagagaggtagGCAGAGAGACCCTGACGCTTTTATTCACCTCCGCCGCCCGCCCCCTTTCATCCCAGAGCTCAAAGCTGGCCCGTGTGCCTGCCGCTGCACCCTGTTTCCTGGGGAGCACATTTTTTTCCTTCCCTCCTCGGCAGACATGAAAAGCTGCGGCCTTCCTGCCCGGGGGAAGAGGCCTGAGGGAGTGGGATGGGGACTAGGTTTTTGGGTGTGCATGAACCCCGTGCTGGCAGTTGGTGGCAGGGGGCATCGGACCAGCTCTTCACAAGCTCCAGTCAACACAAACGGCAGGATTCAGGAGCACAGTGACCCCTCCTCCCCCGGTGCTGGTCTCAGGAATGCCAgtctgaacttttttttttcttttttttttttacaggaaaTGAAATGCTCCTCTGTTCTGAGCACTACCAAGCCGTACCTCCTCTACCCTCCCAAAATCCATTCCTATTGCACAAGAAAGTGGGAGGGTGAAGGAGTGGGACAAGCTTGCTGTCTTGGGTAAGTATAGGAGGTTAAGATAACTAGCACGGCCTCATGTCTGAATTGCAACTTTCACCTCCAAGGCCAAATTAAACAGGATCCCGCTCTCATTTGAACTTCCATGAGCCGACAACCAACCCCTCCATTCACCTTCTAACATTAGCTAATAGGACTGAGTACCGATACGATACACACGGCGATACATGGGCCA
This genomic window contains:
- the hadh gene encoding hydroxyacyl-coenzyme A dehydrogenase, mitochondrial — translated: MSFFTPLCRSFSTSCVRNVVIKHVTIIGGGQMGAGIAQVAASTGHTVTLVDTSEDILKKSIKGIEGSLKRVVKKKFADKPEAGEEFIQKVLKNVAISSDAKAAVQSTDLVLEAIVENLKIKQDLFGALDKVAPEHTVFASNTSSLPITDIASSTARLDRFGGLHFFNPVPMMKLVEVIGTSSTSQETFDSLLNFSKALGKTPVSCKDTPGFIVNRLLVPYMMEAIRLHERGHGSKEDIDIAMKLGAGYPMGPFELLDYVGLDTAKFIMDGWSAMDPGNPLFAQSELLNKLVAEGKYGKKTGEGFYKYK